A portion of the Rhodococcus pseudokoreensis genome contains these proteins:
- the folE gene encoding GTP cyclohydrolase I FolE — MSVNHLGSEPVALETGRVFDQPRAEAAVRELLIAIGEDPDRPGLRDTPARVARSYREVFAGLYTDPDTVLNTTFDEGHQELVLVRDIPLYSTCEHHLVSFHGVAHVGYIPGRTGKVTGLSKLARVVDLYAKRPQVQERLTSQIADAVMRKLDPRGAIVVIEAEHLCMAMRGIRKPGASTTTSAVRGLLQSSAASRSEALDLILRK, encoded by the coding sequence TTGTCGGTGAATCATCTCGGTAGTGAGCCCGTGGCACTCGAGACAGGCCGGGTGTTCGATCAGCCGCGTGCCGAGGCTGCGGTGCGGGAACTGCTGATCGCGATCGGTGAAGACCCGGATCGTCCCGGACTCCGCGATACGCCCGCCCGCGTGGCGCGGTCGTACCGCGAGGTCTTCGCGGGCCTGTACACCGACCCGGACACCGTGTTGAACACGACGTTCGACGAGGGTCACCAGGAGCTGGTGCTGGTCCGCGACATTCCGCTGTACTCCACGTGTGAGCACCACCTCGTGTCGTTCCACGGGGTCGCGCACGTCGGGTACATCCCCGGCCGGACGGGCAAGGTGACCGGTCTGTCGAAGCTGGCCCGCGTCGTCGACCTGTATGCGAAGCGCCCGCAGGTCCAGGAGCGTCTGACCAGTCAGATCGCCGACGCCGTCATGCGCAAGCTCGATCCGCGCGGTGCGATCGTGGTCATCGAGGCCGAGCACCTGTGCATGGCGATGCGGGGGATCCGCAAGCCTGGTGCGAGTACCACCACCTCCGCGGTGCGTGGTCTGCTCCAGTCCAGCGCGGCCTCACGTTCCGAGGCTCTGGACCTTATTCTGCGGAAGTGA